From Haemophilus parainfluenzae:
TTGGATTAGGTTTTTCTGTAGCACAAGCAGCAGAATTACCCAATATTACAATTTTAGCGACAGGCGGCACCATTGCCGGAAGTGGTGAAACTGCAGTTTCTTCTACTTATAAAGCAGGACAACTCAATATTGAGGCATTAATTGATGCAGTGCCTGAAATTAAGCAGCTAGCCAATGTAAAAGGTGAGCAAATTGTAAAAATTGGTTCACAGGATATGAGTGATGAGGTGTGGTTGAAATTAGCTAAAGCGATTAATACACAATGTAAAGACACCGATGGTTTTGTGATTACTCATGGTACAGATACGATGGAAGAAACCGCTTATTTTCTTGATCTGACTGCGAAATGTGAAAAACCGATCGTGTTGGTCGGTGCGATGCGTCCAGCAACAGAAAAAAGTGCGGATGGTCCATTAAATCTTTATAATGCTGTCGTGGTGGCATCTGATAAAAAATCAGCTGGCCGCGGCGTATTAGTAGCGATGAATGATGAAGTATTAGGGGCGCGAGATGTAACTAAAATGAGCACCACTGCTGTACAGACGTTTCATTCACCAAACTATGGCACGCTAGGCTATATTCACAATAGCAAAGTGGATTACGAGCGTTCGCCTGAAAGTAAACATACCGTAAACACACCGTTTAACATAGATAAATTAGACAGTTTACCGCAAGTTGGCATTGTTTATGCTTATTCTAATGCACCAATTGAACCGTTAAATTCATTATTGGATGCAGGCTATCAAGGTATTGTTTCAGCGGGTGTAGGTAATGGTAACGTGAATGCCGCACACTTAAAACGTTTAGAAAAAGCGGCGAAAGATGGTGTTGCAGTGGTACGTTCTTCCCGTGTGCCCACCGGTTATACAACACGTGATGCTGAAGTAGATGATTCTAAATATGGTTTTGTTGCTGCTGGTACGTTAAATCCGCAAAAAGCGAGGGTGTTGTTGCAACTTGCTTTAACGAAGACTAAAGATCCAAAAGTGATTCAGCAATATTTTGAAGATTTCTAATTTAGCAACATAAAATGTGTGGAAAATAATTGCACATTTCTATGCAAGATATTGAAATTTTTTGATCTAAATTATGGAATGCGTACCTATTTATTGTTATATTTACGTACGTTTTATTATATGACAACGATTTTTTATTGACTTAGGGGGTCAGTATGTCTGCAATGTTTTTATTGCAATTTGCCATTGTGCTATTGTGTATTTTAGTGGGCGCTCGCGTCGGAGGTATTGGTTTAGGAGTATTTGGTGGTTTAGGACTGGCCATTCTCTCGTTCGGTTTTGGTTTAAAACCCGCAGGCTTACCAATTGATGTGATGTTTATGATTATGGCTGTAGTTTCAGCGGCAGCTGCAATGCAAGCTGCGGGTGGTTTAAATTATATGATTAAAATTGCGACTAAAATTTTACGTCGTAATCCTAAACATATTACTTTTATTGCGCCAGCCGTGACGTGGTTATTTACATTTTTGGCGGGTACTGGTCATGTTGCTTATTCTGTTTTACCGGTTATTGCGGAAGTCAGCCGTCAAAATGGCATCCGTCCTGAACGTCCACTTTCAATGGCTGTGATTGCTTCTCAGTTTGCAATTGTTGCAAGTCCTATTGCTGCAGCAGTGGTGGCAGTCGTTGCTTATCTTGAACCTCAAGGTATTCATCTTGGTGATGTGTTGATGATTACTATTCCAGCGACTATTTTAGGTCTTTTCTTAGCTTGTATCTTTGTTAACAAAATAGGGAAAGAACTTAAAGATGATCCAGAATATCAACGTCGCTTAAAAGATCCGAAATATGCTGATGCATTCAATTCAACAACCGATACAAACGAATTTGAAGTGAGTAAAACAGCTAAAATCTCTCTTTCCTTATTCTTATGTGGTGCTTTACTCGTTGTGTTAATGGGTGCAGTGCCTTCTTTACGTCCAGTATTTGATGGTAAACCGATGGGGATGGCTCATACGATTGAAATCATTATGCTATCTATTGGGGCATTAATTATCTTTACTTGTAAACCGGATGGCACAGAAATAACTAAAGGTTCCGTATTCCATGCGGGCATGCGTGCCGTTATAGCCATTTTTGGTATTGCTTGGTTAGGTGATACGTTGATGCAGGCACATATGGTAGAAGTAAAAGAAATGGTGAAAGGCTTAGTGGAAACTGCACCATGGACATTTGCTTTAGCGCTATTCGTGTTATCTGTTTTAGTTAATAGCCAAGGCGCAACAGTAGCAACATTATTCCCACTTGGTATTGCATTAGGTATTCCTGCGCCTGTCTTAATTGGGGTATTTGTTGCAGTAAATGGTTACTTCTTTGTGCCTAATTATGGTCCTATTATTGCGTCAATTGATTTTGATACAACGGGTACAACTAAAATTGGTAAATATATTTTCAATCATAGTTTTATGTTACCAGGGCTATT
This genomic window contains:
- the ansB gene encoding L-asparaginase 2, translated to MKFKKLTALMMVGLGFSVAQAAELPNITILATGGTIAGSGETAVSSTYKAGQLNIEALIDAVPEIKQLANVKGEQIVKIGSQDMSDEVWLKLAKAINTQCKDTDGFVITHGTDTMEETAYFLDLTAKCEKPIVLVGAMRPATEKSADGPLNLYNAVVVASDKKSAGRGVLVAMNDEVLGARDVTKMSTTAVQTFHSPNYGTLGYIHNSKVDYERSPESKHTVNTPFNIDKLDSLPQVGIVYAYSNAPIEPLNSLLDAGYQGIVSAGVGNGNVNAAHLKRLEKAAKDGVAVVRSSRVPTGYTTRDAEVDDSKYGFVAAGTLNPQKARVLLQLALTKTKDPKVIQQYFEDF
- a CDS encoding anaerobic C4-dicarboxylate transporter; translation: MSAMFLLQFAIVLLCILVGARVGGIGLGVFGGLGLAILSFGFGLKPAGLPIDVMFMIMAVVSAAAAMQAAGGLNYMIKIATKILRRNPKHITFIAPAVTWLFTFLAGTGHVAYSVLPVIAEVSRQNGIRPERPLSMAVIASQFAIVASPIAAAVVAVVAYLEPQGIHLGDVLMITIPATILGLFLACIFVNKIGKELKDDPEYQRRLKDPKYADAFNSTTDTNEFEVSKTAKISLSLFLCGALLVVLMGAVPSLRPVFDGKPMGMAHTIEIIMLSIGALIIFTCKPDGTEITKGSVFHAGMRAVIAIFGIAWLGDTLMQAHMVEVKEMVKGLVETAPWTFALALFVLSVLVNSQGATVATLFPLGIALGIPAPVLIGVFVAVNGYFFVPNYGPIIASIDFDTTGTTKIGKYIFNHSFMLPGLLSMVFSLVIGLLLANVLL